GCGTACTGGCCTTACTGGGAATTGCTGCAACAGTGGAAGGACCAGGGGGACGACAGTCCGGCCGTTGTGACGAAAGACGCTGTATTGCAAGCTTATACCACTTACATCGAAGTATTTCTCAAAGCCCGCATCCAAATGATCCCGGTGTACCAGGAACGGTACGAAGCCGACAAAAACGCTAAAATAACCTGGCTCCGCAAATACACGCTGGACGCCAACTGATTTTCACATCATCCAACAATCATAAACCATGTCAATATTATCTGGTCAGTTACGCTCCGTCATTGAATGGTCCGATCCGGCACCGGACCTTTTATTCGAACGCTGGACGGAAGCGGGTGACGAAATAAAAAATGCCTCCAAATTGATTGTGGGCCCCGGCCAGGGTTGCATTTTTGTGTATGAAGGAAAGGTGGAAGGCGTTTTCACGGAAGAAGGTTTGTACAACCTGGAAACCGCCAACGTCCCCTTTTGGACCAATATAAAAAACGCTTTATACAAGTTCGAATCGTTCCATAAAGCGGGGCTGTACTTTTTCCGGAAAGCCGACCTGCTCAACCAGCGATGGGGCACGCCGGCACCCATTACCTATGTAGACCCGCATTACAAATTCCCCGTTGGCGTGGGAGCTTTCGGCAATTTCTCGTTCCGCATCGCGGAACCCGCGGCATTCTTCCGGCAGGTGGTGGCAGGCGCGGCAGTATACCCGGTGCGCGATATCCAGAAAGTGCTTTTATCGCGTATCACCCAACCCATGAGCGATTACCTCGCCAATGCATCCTTCGGATATACGGAGATCGACAAACACCGCAATGCCATTGCAGCGTTCTGTTCATCCGCCGTAGCGCCGATTTTCGGGACACTGGGATTTCAGCTGCTCGATTTCAACATCGAAGGCACCCGGTTCGATCCCGCCACACAGGAGCGCATCGGCCGTATTTCGGATATGACCGCAGAAGCCCAGGCACTCAAGGCGCTGGGGATCGACTATGCGCAGCACCAGCAACTGCAGGCCATGCGCGACATGGCGCGGAACGAAGGACAAGGGAACCCCGGCATGCAAATGGGCATGGGTATGGAAATGGGTAAGATCTTCGGCCAGATGATGCAACAACAGACAACGCCGCAAACGCCCACCCCCGCGCCCCCTCCGGCAGACGATCCCATGGAAAAACTGTCGCGCCTGAAAAAGATGTTCGAAGCAGGGCTTATCAATGAGCAGGAATACACCGCCAAAAAACAGGAAATACTCTCGCAGTTATAAATCCTTCTTACCCACAATTCATCATTCGCAAATCATACAAAAGCTAACAAACCATGGAAGAAAGGTATTCATTAGTAGACCACCCTGCCAGTTTCAAATCCAGGGGCCTCGGCCAGTTCGCCGATTCCGTATTGCCGCTCATCGACCAGTCGATCAGCCGGGATGCACCGGAGGCTGCTGTGGTGCAACAGATTGTTTCGAAGTACAAAGGCAAGAAAGTAGAATTCCTTACAGTGGCCGATAAAAAGGGCGACTTCAATCGCTCCACCATCGAAGTGATCGACTGGAACGAAGCCAAAAACAGGAAAGAAGATATCTTCAAAAGATTCCTGCAATCCCCGTTCACGAACGAATACCTGCCTTTCGGTTATCGCCTGACCGACGACGGGAAAGAATATCTCTATCTCGCCGAAACGCTCGACACACCCTCTCCCTGGGTGCGATCTTACGGCGAAGACAGCAGCAATACCTGGGTAGGCCACTACTACGGCAGCTCCCTGCGCAATTGCGCCATCATACCCTTTACACTTCCGGAGCAATACCTCAACCGGGATGCATTCGAAGTGGCATCGGAATTGGAAGCCCTCGCGCAGGAGAATAACGACGCCAGCATCAAAGCCGCCGGTTTCGAAAGCCTCGCGCATGTCAACTACGCCATCGAACGGGCGCGGCGCAGTGTGACCGTAGGCATCGCCGAAGCGCAGTCACTACTGGATGAGCAATCCAAAAAAATGGAGGCAGCGATGAGCGAAAACATCGCCGCCGCCCAATCCGGCGGACTGCTCGACCCCATCAAAGGCATCAGCCTGGAGGATTGGGCCGCCGCGAACGTCCAGATTTCAAATGGCCGACCGCTCGCTGAAGTGTTGAAAGTCCTGGAAACGGAAAAACCTGTTTGGGATGAAGTATCGGCGGAATGGATGGCGCGGATGTCGCAAGACACTACGTTCGCGATTTCCAAAGTTTACGGCGACGCGTTCACCAATCCCAATATGGGCCGGTTTGCACAGGCAGGCGGCGGTGCGGCGCAGGGTTCGGGCGAAGCGGATAAAGTGAAGAACGATTTTGAGCTTTACATCAAGATCATGTGCCATCAGAATATGGCCAGCACGCAAGGGATCGACGCCGCGTCGGTGCTGAAGCAGTACGGATTGTCGGTGACGGATTGGAGCATGGTGGGAGCGCACTGGGCGCCGAAGATGGGCAGTGATCTTACCCTGGCAATGAAGATGTCGCCCCTGATGGAAAAATACAACGCGGAATTTGCCTCCGCAGGCACCGGAAGCGACATCAGCTTCTAAGCATTGCATTGAAATTACAGGTCAACGGCCGCCTCCCCTCGGAGGCGGCCGTTATTGTATTCCAATCAATAGTCAATGCAAAATCAATTTAGATAAGACTACATCCAGCCGGCTTGTTGCATCCAGAACAGGCAGCGACCGAACCATTCACCGAACCCGAGATCTTTGAGGAATCCGTGCTCTCCTTTCTGGTAAATGTGCAGCGAACCCGGGATGTTATGCGCCCTGAGCGCCTGGTAAAACAGCAGGCTGTTTTTCTCCCCTACCACAGTATCATCGCCGGCATGCACGAGAAATGCAGGCGGCGTTTGGGCAGTCACTTGCAATTCGTTGGAAAACCAGCGCACTTGCGAAGGTGCGGGTGAAGGCCCCAGCAGATTGCGCCGCGAACCGGCGTGGCCAATGCTGTCGGTGAAACTGATGACGGGGTTAATGAGGAGCATAAAATCGGGACGGAGGCTAACTCCGGGTTTGGCGCCGATAACCGGCCTGTCGAAGTGCGTACCTGCCGTAGCGGCGAGGTGCCCGCCGGCGGAAAAGCCCATGATGCCTACTTTTCGCGGATCAATCTTCCATTCTTCCGCGCGCTCCCTTACGATCTGAATGGCGCGCTGCGCATCCTGTAATGGAACATTAACCGGATCAGAGAAAAGCGCGGTGGAAGGAAGCCGGTATTTCAATACAAAAGCGGCGACTCCGGAACCGTTAAATGCTTTCGCCACATCACGGCCTTCGCGGTTGAGCAACAAAACACCATATCCGCCACCGGGGCAAATGATGACAGCAGTGCCGTTCTTCTTCCCTTCTTCCGGCAAAAACACTTCCAGCGTGGGTTCGGTAATGGAAGACACGAGCAGGCCTACTGTTTTGTCCGTCCGGATGTTCTCTTTCACCGTTGCAGCCGCGGGCAGCCAGCCGGGCGCCTTGCCGTCGTAGAGCGGCACTACCTGTTGCGCTGTTACTGAAAAAGGCGATGTAGCGAGTAAAATGAGCAGGCAGATGTTCCGGAAGTGAAGCATATCGAGGAAAGTTAAAAATTAATCCAGGCGATAAAAACGGGTGGCATTACCGTACCAGATTTTCTCCTGCACGGCAACGGGATAATCCGCGAGGATTTCCCGCAGTGCTTCGACCCACTTTGCCCAATTGCCCGCAAGCAGCACCACCGGCCAATCCCCGCCGAACATGAGCCGATCTTCGCCAAAGCAGCTGATGGCATGATGAATATAAGGCGCGATTTCCTCCACTTGCCACTGATGCCATGCGGCTTCCGTGATAAGGCCGGAAAGTTTGGCTGCCAGGTTTGGAAACTTCGCCAGCATATCCATGTCCCGCTTAAAAACTTCCAGCTGTTTGCCTCTGATGGCGGGTTTTCCGAGATGATCGAGGATGAATTGCGTATCCGGACATTGCGTGATCATACGGGCTGTATCTGCAAGCGCATGCGGCTGGGCGCTGATGTCCATACTAAGGCCGTGCAACGGCATCGCCCGCGCCGATTCCAGGAAAAGCGGGCTGCAACAGATGCCGGGGGAATCGTCGTACATCCTGCGGATACCCTTGACGAAGGGCTTGCCGGTAAACGCTTGCAGGGAAGCCGCTCCCTGTTCAAGTGCCGCGTATGCCACCATCCCGGCGATGCGCGGGTCCAGCGCGGCTTGTTCCAGCACCAGGTCCATTTCCGCCAGGTTTTCATCCGGCAGACACTCGCATTGGACGAATATCATCCTATCCACTTCAAGCCCTGCCGTCGCCTGCCGGTACTGTTCCGTAAGAAAAGCGCCCTGCAGCTGCGGCAGTTCCTGCAGCCAGAGATAATGCAACCTTGCCGTATCCCAGAGATGCAGGTGCGTATCGATCATCTTCATGAAGCCGTCTTTTTAACGGAAGGGTTTTTCTTTTTCAATATCCCGCCACCGTCGGTAACGCAGCCTTCCGAGGCAGAAGATACGGTAAGACAATATTTATACAAAATACCGGTGTCATATTTTAACGGGGGGCCGTCCACGCCGCGCGGCGACCGTCGATTTCCGCTTCACTCAATTGTACGCTGATGCTATTGTTTGTGGCATCGATGGAAATAATGTCGCCGTCCTTCAGCAGGGCGATTGTGCCGCCGTCGAAAGCTTCGGGGGTGATGTGGCCGATCACGAAACCGTGGGTGCCGCCGGAAAAGCGGCCGTCGGTGATCACTGCAACGGTATTGCCCAAACCCGCGCCCATCACGGCTGCCGTCACTTTCAGCATTTCCGGCATGCCCGGGCCGCCTTTCGGGCCTTCGTAGCGGATCACGATCACATCGCCTCTTTTCACTTCACCTTGCTCCAGCGAACGGATGGCGCTGAATTCGTCGTTGTAGACGCGGGCGGGGCCTTCGAAAGTTTCGCCTTCCTTGCCGGTGATCTTGGCAACAGCCCCCTCCGGCGCCAGGTTCCCGAACAATATCTGCAAATGGCCGCTTTTCTTGAGGGGTTTGTCAAAAGGCATGAGGATACCGGACTCCAACGGCAATGGCGCAATGTTTTCATGGTTCTCCGCCAGTGTACGCCCCGTTACCGTCATGCAGTCGCCGTGGAGGTAGCCCGCGTTGAGCAGGGTTTTGATCACGGCGGGTATGCCGCCTGCGGCGTGAACGTCTTCCATGAGGTATTTTCCGCTGGGCTTCAGGTCCGCCAGCAGCGGGGTGCTGTTGCTGATGCGCTGGAAGTCGGCCAGTTGAAGGTCCAGCCCGATGCAGCGGGCGATGGCGATCAAGTGCAGCACAGCGTTGGTGGATCCGCCCAGCGCCATGGTGATCGTAATGGCGTTTTCGAAGGATTTTTTGGAAAGAATGTCACTGGGTTTTATATCTTCCTGTAACAGGTGGTGCAAAGCCTTGCCCACCCGCAGGCATTCCTCCTTCTTTTCCTCGCTGACCGCGGGATTGGAGGCACTGTACGGCAGGCTCAGGCCCAGGGCTTCAATAGCGGCCGACATCGTGTTGGCCGTGTACATCCCGCCGCAGGCGCCCGCGCCCGGACAGGCATTTGCAATGATCCCCTCAAAATCCTCCACCGATAATTCCCCCGCAATCCGCTGTCCGTATGCTTCCAGTGTGGAAAGCACATTGATCTTTTTCCCCTTGTAATTACCGGAATGGATCGTACCGCCATAGACGAGGATCGACGGGCGGTTGAGCCGGCACATGGCCATCACGGCGCCGGGCATATTTTTGTCGCAGCCCATGACGGACACTACGCCGTCGTACCATTGCGCGCTCACTACGGTTTCTATCGAATCGGCAATGATATCGCGGGAAGGAAGGGAATAGCGCATGCCGGTGGTACCCATCGACATGGCGTCGCTCACGCCGATGGTATTGAACATCATCCCCACCAGCCCCACATCTTCCATCCCCTGCTTCACCAGTTTCGACAGGTCGTTCAGGTGCATGTTGCAGGGATTCCCCTCGAACCAGGAACTCACGATCCCGACCTGCGCTTTGCTGAAATCAGCTTTGGTAAGTCCGGTCGCATGGAGCATGGCGCGGGAAGAGGGCTGGCTGACATCTTCCGTCAGCACCCTGCTGTATTTGTTCATCTTGTTGTTCATAACGTTCTAATATTTTTCAGCGCATGGGTGAATAGGGAATGGTGGTACCGCCCTGGTCGCTGGACAGGTATGCGGCTTCCACCAGCTGCATAGTGCGCCAGGCGCTGTCGATGCTGTTGACAAGCACTGGGGCGGAACCTTCTGCGTAGCACAGCAGGTTGGCCATGGAGCCGGTGAATGCATCGGGGAACCAGGTGCCGTTCAACGCGACTGTCTTCCATTCCGGCGATTTCCCGGGTTCCAGCACAGCATACTCGAATGTATCCGGGACGCCGCTGGGGTAATCGAGGTTCATGCCAAGGGTTGTTCGGATGGCGCCTTTGGTGCCTTCGAGCTTGATAAAAGAATCCTGGTATTTCAACCCGAATTCGTGCCCGTGGTTGGTATTGACGAAAGCGCGGATGATATCGTCGTATTCCATCAGGATAACCGATCGCGTGGAAGCCAGCTGCATCATTTTCGGGTGTTTCAGCGTTTTGGCGTATACTTTGGCGGGGTCGCCGAAGAAGTACCGGATCATGTCCATGTAATGGATGCTATGATAAAGCATTTCCATCCGCGGAATGCCAAACAGGAATTCCCATAGGTGCCAGGGATGGTAGATGTTCATTCGGATCTCCATGTCGTGCAGCTCCCCGATCAGGCCGTTTTCCACGACTTTTTTGGCGAGTTGCACCGCGGGGATGAAACGCATCTGGAAATTGACGGCGGCGGTAAAACCCTTCTCCCGGCAGATGCGCACGATTTCTTCCGCCTCCGCGATGTTTTCACCCATAGGTTTTTGCATCATGACCACCGATTTCTGCGGCAGGCGGCTCAGCACACCCGGCAGCGCGGCAGCGGGTACCGCGATATCGTACACCGTTCCGGCCGGCATCGCCTGTACCATAGCGTCGATATCGGTAAACACGCGGGGGATATTGAATTCCAGGGCCAGCGCTTCCGCCTTTTCCGGCAAAGGATCGCAGATACCGGCAATAACCCAGCCCGCTTTCCGGTAGGCGGGCAAATGCGCGTCGCGCACGATGCCCCCGGCGCCAATAACGGCGATGGGAGTGGCTTTTAGAGGCATCTGCGGAGCATAATCCATCTCTTCGGGTACCATGATATTCTTCATTTAAACTGGTTTCAAAACTATCTAAAAAACAAGCGGTCCACCCATCCTTTGGGCGTTATTACCTATACTATTTTGACCAATATTTTGGCAAATTCCACAAATAACTATCTTGTGGTACAGACACCAACATATGAAAGCAATCCTTCAAAAAGTTCCTGTATTCACGGATTCCTCTTTCGCTGTGCAGGAATTCCGGTCCGCCCATTTTACGGCTCCCTGGCACTTCCACCCAGAATTTGAGCTGGTGCTGGTGATGCGGGGCACCGGGAAGCGGTTTGTGGGCGACCATATCTGCGATTTCTCACAAGGCGATCTCGTGCTGCTGGGCCCCAACATCCCGCACTGGTACCGTTGCGACGCGGCGCATTACGAACGCGATGCCGGGCTGGTAGCGGAATCCGTGGTGGTTCAATTTACCGCGGAGTTCCTGGGCGAGCGTTTCTTCGGCGTTCCGGAGGCATTGCAGGTGCGCAAACTCCTGGACAAATCCGTGCTCGGCATCGCCATAACCGGGGCCACGCGCGACCGGGTGGCGGAGATGATGCTGCGCATCCGGCAGATAAGCGGTATGGAAAAGCTGTTGCATCTTCTGCAGTTATTGCACCAGATCAGCATCGGCGCCGGCGATCTGCACACACTCAGCAACCAGGGCGCCACCGGAACGCATATGCGGGATTCGGAACGCATCAACAAGATCTACGAATATGTCATGCAACACTTTACCCAACCTATTTCGCTTGACGACATCTCCGGTATCCTGAACATGTGCCCTTCGACTTTCTGCCGCTACTTCCGGAAGCACACCCGCAAAAATTTCACGCATTTCCTCAATGAAATCCGCATCGGGCATGCCTGCAAAATGCTCATCGAGGGCGATGTGAGCATAACCGAAATCTGTTTCATGAGCGGGTACAACAACATTGCGTACTTCAACCGTCAATTCAAAGCCATGAAACAGATGACGCCCAAAGCCTTCAAGCAGGCGTACAATAACCGGTAACTCGCATCTATCTTCCAGCCGTTTCAAACACATAACTCCCCGATCCCACAGCAAACACCGCGCTCCCCTGCTCCGTACGTTGCGGCTGCACGGGCTTCCCGCTTTCCTTCACCACCGTACCAAAACGTGTGGGGATGTGGATTTCCGCGGTCGTGTTGACGGGGATCTCCGCCCGTAGGGTAAACACGCCATTGCTGATCGTCCAGTGGCTGCCGATTTTACCGTATGGGCTCAGCACATCGCCTTTCGCGAAATTCAGATCCCCTGCGGGTTGCGGCTTCAGCGTGATTTTTCGGTACCCAGGCGCGGCGGGGTTGATGCCAAGCAGGGAAAGGTAAAACCAGTCGCCCACCGATCCGAACATGGGATGGTTTTGCGAGTAAGTGTTGTCGGAATATCGCCAGGTCTCCCACAAGGTGGTGGCGCCGTTTTCAATCATATGTCCCCAGCCCGGGAAGGTCCGCTGGTCGGCGATGCGGTAGGCCATGTCGTTCAAATCCCTTTCCCGCAGCACATCAAACATCATTTTGGTGCCGAAAATACCTGTGGACAGGTGCCAATCCTTCCTTTCAAACGCTTTCACGAGCGCCGTTACCGATTTCTCCTCTTCCGCTTTTTCTGGTATCCCCGCCCATAACGCGATGATCTGCGCGGTTTGTGTCCCTTTTTCAAATGTGCCGGTAGCAGATTGATAAAACCTATCTACAATCGCCCGGCGGATGTTTTCAAACAAGGCCGCATACTCCGCTGCTTCCGCTTCTTTTCCGAGGATAGCCGCGAATTCCGCCAGCATGGACGCATGCAGCGCGTAGAATACCGAAGCGGTAAGCGGGATGGCCCTTTCATCCAGCGACTCGTGATCGCCCAGGTCCTCAGTTTCGAATAGGTGATTCCGTGCGCGGGACGACAGGAATTTCAATTGTTTTTGCAAGGCCGGATAGTTTTCTTCCACGATGCGCCGGTCGCCGTAATGCGCGTACATTTTCTTCACCAGGTAAGGGAAACCAGCCTGGAAGCCCAGCGGACCGGAATCATCCCCGGGACTGGCGTCTTTGATCCCGACGTAAGGCGCGGTTTCGGTGATGCCGCCCTGCGCGCGTTGCGCATCGGCGATGTCGCGGACGGTTTTTGTGTAGAACAGCGGCATTTGATAATGATGTATGAACGCGCCCGCGCTGCAGAAAATATCGCCCGGGTAGGCCAGTTTTTTCGCGCGCGGGGCAATCAGATTGAACGCTGAAAACATTGCTAAGGAACGTCCATTGGATATTTTCATCCAGCCGGTTGAACATCGCGTTGGAGCTGGTGAAGTGGCCACCAGGCTGGAGGTCCGCATTCATCCGCAGGCCTACTATATCGCCAATGGCGGGTTTTCCCGGCCAGCCGGTCACTTCCACATACCGGAAGCCGTGGTAGGTGAAGCGCGGCGACCAGGTTTCCCGGCCTGCGCCCTTCAGCGTATACCGGTCTTCCTGCCACGCAACAGGCGGTGCGCCGGGGCCTCCGTTATTGTTTTTAATTTGCCCGGCAACTGAAGTCATGACGTTTATTTCCCCGTTCTTCAGCGTGTCTTCCCCGAAGCGGAGCACCACTTGCCGTCCGGCGGGGCCTTGTACATGGATGCGCACGACTCCCGCGAAATTCTGCCCCATATCGAGCAGATACACACCGGGTTTTACTTCCCGGATGCTGCGCGGCTGCAGTACTTTCGTTACCCGGATGGGTGGTTGCTGTTGCGCTTGCAATATTCCGTTGGGGCCTGTTACGGGAACAGCATCCTTCCAGCTGCCGGTGGGATTTGCCGCAGCCCAGTTCTTTACTTCTTTGCGCGCATCGTAATGCTCACCGAGATATACGTTGTTGCGAATTACCGGTCCTGGTGCGGTTTGCCAGGAATTATCGGTTGTGATAGCTTCCGTGGTGCCGTCGGCATAAGTGAGGCGGATCATCGCCTTTACGCAGGGTCTGCCGGTCGGGAGGAAATCGCGCCAGTTGCGGGCGCCCCAAAGCTGCAGCGGCAACGGATTGTACCAACCATTTCCAACCATGATGCCGGCGGTATTCTGACCGGGTTGCATCAGCGCGGCAATGTCGTGCACGGCATACAAGACGCGCTTGTCGTAAGAAGTCCAGCCCGGATCCAGCACGTGGTCGCTTATTTTCTTACCATTGAGATAAGCTTCGTAATATCCCACCCCGCTGATGTACAACCGTGCGGCGGTTACTTTTTTAGCCGGAAGGAAGGTTTTGCGGAACAGCGGCATCGGATCGTCTTTGTAAAAATCTTCCGGCTTTTCGAATTGCGGGCTGCCGTCGCCAATCCATTCGCCCACCCATTCCCCGGATTGGAGCATAGCCGTTTCAAACCACTGCGGGGCGCTCCATGCCGAGGCTTTATCGTTGGCATCGTATACTTTCACCCGCCACCAGTATCGCGTGAAAGACTGAAGGGCTGCGCCGTTGAAGGTGATATGAATATTTTCTGAAGATGTAATTTTCCCGCTTTGCCAGACATCTCCTTTTAATGCGCGCGCATTTCCGGCGGAGCTGCTGACGATGATTTCGTATGCCGTTTGCCGGAGGTTGCGGCCCGTGCCCGTGAGCGTCCAGCTGAGCCGGGGCTTTTGGATATCAATCCCCAGCGGCTGCGCCTGGTACTCGCAAGTCAGCTGCGCGGGCCTTATTCCTCCCTGTTGAGCCGATGCGTTGCCCAATGGCCACAATACGACCGCCAGCGCCAACATAATATTTCTTATCTGCATGGTTCTTATTGAATGATGTTCAATTTTCCGTTGTGTTCTTCCACGCTGTAAATACGTACCCGTGTATCAGGCGCCGTATTCGGAGCGTGGTAGGAAATGCGTAATTGCCCGTTGAAATCCCGGAACAGCATGGAATGGCCGCCATCGTCGGTGTTCAGTGGCTCGGGATCATGTCGCCAGGGGCCATGCAATTGACCGCTGGCGGACCGCGCCACCCCGATCGCATACTTCCCGTTCTTCGTGAAACTGCTCCATAACATCAGCAATTCCCCGTTCTTCGTGCGATGAAAAAACGGCGCATCGGTCACGTATCCTTCGATTCCCTGGCTTTTGATCGGACCTGCCCAGGGTGCCGTGCCGGCCCGAAGCAGCTCC
Above is a genomic segment from Chitinophaga pollutisoli containing:
- a CDS encoding SPFH domain-containing protein codes for the protein MSILSGQLRSVIEWSDPAPDLLFERWTEAGDEIKNASKLIVGPGQGCIFVYEGKVEGVFTEEGLYNLETANVPFWTNIKNALYKFESFHKAGLYFFRKADLLNQRWGTPAPITYVDPHYKFPVGVGAFGNFSFRIAEPAAFFRQVVAGAAVYPVRDIQKVLLSRITQPMSDYLANASFGYTEIDKHRNAIAAFCSSAVAPIFGTLGFQLLDFNIEGTRFDPATQERIGRISDMTAEAQALKALGIDYAQHQQLQAMRDMARNEGQGNPGMQMGMGMEMGKIFGQMMQQQTTPQTPTPAPPPADDPMEKLSRLKKMFEAGLINEQEYTAKKQEILSQL
- a CDS encoding DUF6620 family protein; the encoded protein is MEERYSLVDHPASFKSRGLGQFADSVLPLIDQSISRDAPEAAVVQQIVSKYKGKKVEFLTVADKKGDFNRSTIEVIDWNEAKNRKEDIFKRFLQSPFTNEYLPFGYRLTDDGKEYLYLAETLDTPSPWVRSYGEDSSNTWVGHYYGSSLRNCAIIPFTLPEQYLNRDAFEVASELEALAQENNDASIKAAGFESLAHVNYAIERARRSVTVGIAEAQSLLDEQSKKMEAAMSENIAAAQSGGLLDPIKGISLEDWAAANVQISNGRPLAEVLKVLETEKPVWDEVSAEWMARMSQDTTFAISKVYGDAFTNPNMGRFAQAGGGAAQGSGEADKVKNDFELYIKIMCHQNMASTQGIDAASVLKQYGLSVTDWSMVGAHWAPKMGSDLTLAMKMSPLMEKYNAEFASAGTGSDISF
- a CDS encoding alpha/beta hydrolase, with protein sequence MLHFRNICLLILLATSPFSVTAQQVVPLYDGKAPGWLPAAATVKENIRTDKTVGLLVSSITEPTLEVFLPEEGKKNGTAVIICPGGGYGVLLLNREGRDVAKAFNGSGVAAFVLKYRLPSTALFSDPVNVPLQDAQRAIQIVRERAEEWKIDPRKVGIMGFSAGGHLAATAGTHFDRPVIGAKPGVSLRPDFMLLINPVISFTDSIGHAGSRRNLLGPSPAPSQVRWFSNELQVTAQTPPAFLVHAGDDTVVGEKNSLLFYQALRAHNIPGSLHIYQKGEHGFLKDLGFGEWFGRCLFWMQQAGWM
- a CDS encoding amidohydrolase family protein, whose amino-acid sequence is MKMIDTHLHLWDTARLHYLWLQELPQLQGAFLTEQYRQATAGLEVDRMIFVQCECLPDENLAEMDLVLEQAALDPRIAGMVAYAALEQGAASLQAFTGKPFVKGIRRMYDDSPGICCSPLFLESARAMPLHGLSMDISAQPHALADTARMITQCPDTQFILDHLGKPAIRGKQLEVFKRDMDMLAKFPNLAAKLSGLITEAAWHQWQVEEIAPYIHHAISCFGEDRLMFGGDWPVVLLAGNWAKWVEALREILADYPVAVQEKIWYGNATRFYRLD
- the ilvD gene encoding dihydroxy-acid dehydratase, with product MNNKMNKYSRVLTEDVSQPSSRAMLHATGLTKADFSKAQVGIVSSWFEGNPCNMHLNDLSKLVKQGMEDVGLVGMMFNTIGVSDAMSMGTTGMRYSLPSRDIIADSIETVVSAQWYDGVVSVMGCDKNMPGAVMAMCRLNRPSILVYGGTIHSGNYKGKKINVLSTLEAYGQRIAGELSVEDFEGIIANACPGAGACGGMYTANTMSAAIEALGLSLPYSASNPAVSEEKKEECLRVGKALHHLLQEDIKPSDILSKKSFENAITITMALGGSTNAVLHLIAIARCIGLDLQLADFQRISNSTPLLADLKPSGKYLMEDVHAAGGIPAVIKTLLNAGYLHGDCMTVTGRTLAENHENIAPLPLESGILMPFDKPLKKSGHLQILFGNLAPEGAVAKITGKEGETFEGPARVYNDEFSAIRSLEQGEVKRGDVIVIRYEGPKGGPGMPEMLKVTAAVMGAGLGNTVAVITDGRFSGGTHGFVIGHITPEAFDGGTIALLKDGDIISIDATNNSISVQLSEAEIDGRRAAWTAPR
- a CDS encoding Gfo/Idh/MocA family oxidoreductase; this encodes MKNIMVPEEMDYAPQMPLKATPIAVIGAGGIVRDAHLPAYRKAGWVIAGICDPLPEKAEALALEFNIPRVFTDIDAMVQAMPAGTVYDIAVPAAALPGVLSRLPQKSVVMMQKPMGENIAEAEEIVRICREKGFTAAVNFQMRFIPAVQLAKKVVENGLIGELHDMEIRMNIYHPWHLWEFLFGIPRMEMLYHSIHYMDMIRYFFGDPAKVYAKTLKHPKMMQLASTRSVILMEYDDIIRAFVNTNHGHEFGLKYQDSFIKLEGTKGAIRTTLGMNLDYPSGVPDTFEYAVLEPGKSPEWKTVALNGTWFPDAFTGSMANLLCYAEGSAPVLVNSIDSAWRTMQLVEAAYLSSDQGGTTIPYSPMR
- a CDS encoding AraC family transcriptional regulator; this translates as MKAILQKVPVFTDSSFAVQEFRSAHFTAPWHFHPEFELVLVMRGTGKRFVGDHICDFSQGDLVLLGPNIPHWYRCDAAHYERDAGLVAESVVVQFTAEFLGERFFGVPEALQVRKLLDKSVLGIAITGATRDRVAEMMLRIRQISGMEKLLHLLQLLHQISIGAGDLHTLSNQGATGTHMRDSERINKIYEYVMQHFTQPISLDDISGILNMCPSTFCRYFRKHTRKNFTHFLNEIRIGHACKMLIEGDVSITEICFMSGYNNIAYFNRQFKAMKQMTPKAFKQAYNNR
- a CDS encoding alpha-L-rhamnosidase C-terminal domain-containing protein, with protein sequence MPLFYTKTVRDIADAQRAQGGITETAPYVGIKDASPGDDSGPLGFQAGFPYLVKKMYAHYGDRRIVEENYPALQKQLKFLSSRARNHLFETEDLGDHESLDERAIPLTASVFYALHASMLAEFAAILGKEAEAAEYAALFENIRRAIVDRFYQSATGTFEKGTQTAQIIALWAGIPEKAEEEKSVTALVKAFERKDWHLSTGIFGTKMMFDVLRERDLNDMAYRIADQRTFPGWGHMIENGATTLWETWRYSDNTYSQNHPMFGSVGDWFYLSLLGINPAAPGYRKITLKPQPAGDLNFAKGDVLSPYGKIGSHWTISNGVFTLRAEIPVNTTAEIHIPTRFGTVVKESGKPVQPQRTEQGSAVFAVGSGSYVFETAGR
- a CDS encoding family 78 glycoside hydrolase catalytic domain, encoding MQIRNIMLALAVVLWPLGNASAQQGGIRPAQLTCEYQAQPLGIDIQKPRLSWTLTGTGRNLRQTAYEIIVSSSAGNARALKGDVWQSGKITSSENIHITFNGAALQSFTRYWWRVKVYDANDKASAWSAPQWFETAMLQSGEWVGEWIGDGSPQFEKPEDFYKDDPMPLFRKTFLPAKKVTAARLYISGVGYYEAYLNGKKISDHVLDPGWTSYDKRVLYAVHDIAALMQPGQNTAGIMVGNGWYNPLPLQLWGARNWRDFLPTGRPCVKAMIRLTYADGTTEAITTDNSWQTAPGPVIRNNVYLGEHYDARKEVKNWAAANPTGSWKDAVPVTGPNGILQAQQQPPIRVTKVLQPRSIREVKPGVYLLDMGQNFAGVVRIHVQGPAGRQVVLRFGEDTLKNGEINVMTSVAGQIKNNNGGPGAPPVAWQEDRYTLKGAGRETWSPRFTYHGFRYVEVTGWPGKPAIGDIVGLRMNADLQPGGHFTSSNAMFNRLDENIQWTFLSNVFSVQSDCPAREKTGLPGRYFLQRGRVHTSLSNAAVLHKNRPRHRRCATRAGRHHRNRALRRDQRRQSRG
- a CDS encoding family 43 glycosylhydrolase, encoding MLHVHHFQRSGRKRGTSILEASHPAGPFTPLVNRAATPANMMALDGILYIDEKGAPWLVYCHEWLEVTDGRILAQRLAPDLKAVKGKPVELLRAGTAPWAGPIKSQGIEGYVTDAPFFHRTKNGELLMLWSSFTKNGKYAIGVARSASGQLHGPWRHDPEPLNTDDGGHSMLFRDFNGQLRISYHAPNTAPDTRVRIYSVEEHNGKLNIIQ